The DNA sequence TACAATAATAATACCTAATTAAAAAAATAAAAATTTAATAGTTACACTTATTATATGGACACTTACCAACCTTTATTTCATTTGTATATAACAATTTCATGGCATTATTTTTGAAATTATCTTATCCTAATAATTACATAAAATTTATATGAAATCTTTTATAAAAAATTGGTGGATTATGCTCCTTTTAGGCATATTGTTCATTTTAGCAGGTATTATAGTAATGGTGTCTCCTACTCCATCACTAATTTTCTTAACAACATTTTTTTCTGTCTCTTTTCTGGTTTTTGGTATTTTCGAAATTGTTTTTTCATTAAGTAATACTCATACCAGCAATTGGGGATGGTATTTGGCCGGTGGTATTTTAGACTTATTGGTAGGGATTATATTAATATCCTCCAATATATTTACTCAAATGGGAATCTTATCTTTCTTTATTGGCTTCTGGCTGTTATTTAAAGGAGTTAGTTTAATTGGCCACTCGTTTGATATTAAGAATATGGGGTTAAGTAATTGGGGATGGCTATTAACTTTAGGCATACTGGAAGTTATCCTTTCTTTTGTCATAGTGGTATTCCCTCCAATCGGATTAGCCGCTTTGCTAATATGGGTTAGCATATCTATGTTGTTTTTAGGCATTTACTACATCAGTTTATCTTTTAGTGTTAAAAAAATAAAAAATAATATAGTTTAATTTTAAATTATCTATACTTCATTATAGACCTTTGATATTTTTATTTTATCAAAGGTTTTTTCATTTATACATAACATTTTTAAACGTATTTCAAACTTATAGCATTGTATTACAAATACTTATTTATAAAAATAAATACCCCACTTAAACAATATATATAAGTCATCTGACACCTTGACGCGTTTACTTTCTTTTTGTCATAAAACTTTTATTTGGCATATTTTTAGAAAAAAGAAAAGGGTATTACCAATTAGTTTAAAAAAATAATATAAAAATTAAAAATAATAGATATGTCAGAACTATCAATTAAACCATTGGCTGACCGTGTAGTAGTAGAGCCGGCAGCTGCTGAAACAAAAACAGCTTCAGGAATCATTATCCCTGATAGTGCTAAAGAAAAACCACAAGAAGGGGTTATAGTTGCAGTAGGAGCCGGAAAAAAAGACGAACCGTTAACTGTTAAAGTTGGTGATAAAGTTTTATATGGAAAATATTCCGGAACTGAACTAAAACTTAATGGAAAGGATTATCTTATAATGAGAGAGTCTGATATTTTAGCAATTGTTTAATTAAACCAAATACTCAAATCTTAAAAAAATTAAAATGGCAAAAGATATAAAATTTAATATTGAATCTAGAGATGCCCTTAAAAAAGGGGTAGATGCTTTAGCTGATGCTGTTAAAGTTACTTTAGGACCTAAAGGAAGAAATGTAGTTATACAAAAATCTTTCGGAGCTCCTCATGTAACTAAAGACGGTGTTACTGTTGCAAAAGAAATTGAATTAGAAGAGCCTATTGAAAATTTAGGAGCTCAAATGGTTAAAGAAGTTGCTTCTAAAACCAATGATGTTGCCGGTGATGGAACAACTACAGCAACTGTATTGGCACAAGCTATTGTAAGAGAAGGATTAAAAAATGTAGCTGCGGGTGCAAATCCAATGGATTTAAAAAGAGGGATCGATAAAGCTGTAGCTGCTGTTGTTGAAGAATTAAAAAAACAATCTCAAGAAGTTGGTTCTGATTCAGAAAAGATCAAACAAGTTGCATCAATTTCTGCAAATAACGATGATACTATCGGTTCACTTATTGCTGAAGCTTTCGGTAAAGTAGGAAAAGAAGGTGTTATCACTGTGGAAGAAGCAAAAGGTACTGATACTTACGTAGACGTAGTAGAAGGTATGCAATTTGACAGAGGATACCAATCTCCTTACTTTGTGACTAATACAGATAAAATGATCACTGAGCTGGAAAATCCATATATTTTATTATGCGATAAAAAAATATCCAGCATGAAAGATTTACTTCCAGTGTTAGAACCAGTTGCACAACATGGTAAATCTTTACTTATTATTTCTGAAGAAGTAGATGGTGAAGCATTGGCTACTTTAGTAGTAAATAAGTTAAGAGGGTCTTTAAAAATTGCTGCTGTTAAAGCTCCGGGATTTGGAGACAGAAGAAAAGCAATGTTGGAAGATATCGCTATTTTAACAGGTGGAACTGTTATTTCTGAAGAAGCCGGATTAACTCTTGAAGGAGCTACATTAGAAATGTTAGGTACTGCTGAAAAAGTATCTATCGATAAAGATAACACGACTATTGTTAATGGTGCAGGAAGTGATGAAAACATCAAACAAAGAGTAGCTCAAATTAAAGCTCAAATTGAAAATACTACTTCTGATTACGATAAAGAAAAACTTCAAGAGAGACTTGCTAAATTAGCGGGAGGAGTTGC is a window from the Apibacter sp. B3706 genome containing:
- a CDS encoding HdeD family acid-resistance protein, giving the protein MKSFIKNWWIMLLLGILFILAGIIVMVSPTPSLIFLTTFFSVSFLVFGIFEIVFSLSNTHTSNWGWYLAGGILDLLVGIILISSNIFTQMGILSFFIGFWLLFKGVSLIGHSFDIKNMGLSNWGWLLTLGILEVILSFVIVVFPPIGLAALLIWVSISMLFLGIYYISLSFSVKKIKNNIV
- the groES gene encoding co-chaperone GroES: MSELSIKPLADRVVVEPAAAETKTASGIIIPDSAKEKPQEGVIVAVGAGKKDEPLTVKVGDKVLYGKYSGTELKLNGKDYLIMRESDILAIV
- the groL gene encoding chaperonin GroEL (60 kDa chaperone family; promotes refolding of misfolded polypeptides especially under stressful conditions; forms two stacked rings of heptamers to form a barrel-shaped 14mer; ends can be capped by GroES; misfolded proteins enter the barrel where they are refolded when GroES binds), whose protein sequence is MAKDIKFNIESRDALKKGVDALADAVKVTLGPKGRNVVIQKSFGAPHVTKDGVTVAKEIELEEPIENLGAQMVKEVASKTNDVAGDGTTTATVLAQAIVREGLKNVAAGANPMDLKRGIDKAVAAVVEELKKQSQEVGSDSEKIKQVASISANNDDTIGSLIAEAFGKVGKEGVITVEEAKGTDTYVDVVEGMQFDRGYQSPYFVTNTDKMITELENPYILLCDKKISSMKDLLPVLEPVAQHGKSLLIISEEVDGEALATLVVNKLRGSLKIAAVKAPGFGDRRKAMLEDIAILTGGTVISEEAGLTLEGATLEMLGTAEKVSIDKDNTTIVNGAGSDENIKQRVAQIKAQIENTTSDYDKEKLQERLAKLAGGVAVLYVGAASEVEMKEKKDRVDDALHATRAAVEEGFVAGGGVALVRAINGIESLKGINQDEETGIKIVRRAIEEPLRQIVANAGGEGSVVVNKVKEGKDDFGYNAKSEQYENMFSAGIIDPTKVTRVALENAASVAGMLLTTECVITDIKKDEPAMPPMGGGMPGMM